A window of Sulfobacillus thermosulfidooxidans contains these coding sequences:
- the disA gene encoding DNA integrity scanning diadenylate cyclase DisA, translated as MAEFPPSMMDDPLLEVLSRIAPGTALREAIDNIIRARTGALIIIGGEPEIDEDCEGGFRLDVPFHHEFVYELAKMDGAILLDQDIHRIRKANVELIPKKYATSAETGMRHRTAERIAKTRNATVIAVSERRSIVTIYKGQSRYVLHDLSYILTKATSALASLSRYDRLFRSAVRRLAESEAEEAVPLVDVIEALRRGYIALTIRQEINRYVVELGRDGHLIDLQLEEYPDIFRDWIGIWKDYQAQNIPVPNPVILDAASWSQEMWANRLGYDQLDYRIEPRGYRLLHTIRLPDDVIEILMHEYRTLSEMRQASLDDFSQISGIGSQRARTIWAALHETYSDANF; from the coding sequence ATGGCGGAGTTTCCGCCGAGTATGATGGACGATCCGCTTCTGGAAGTGTTATCCCGAATTGCGCCGGGTACGGCTCTTCGGGAAGCGATAGACAATATTATTCGCGCGCGAACGGGTGCGTTAATTATTATTGGCGGAGAACCAGAGATTGATGAAGATTGCGAAGGAGGGTTTCGTCTCGATGTTCCTTTTCACCATGAATTTGTCTATGAGTTGGCGAAAATGGACGGGGCTATTCTCCTTGACCAAGACATCCATCGAATTCGTAAAGCCAATGTGGAGTTAATCCCGAAAAAATATGCCACATCAGCCGAAACTGGAATGCGTCACCGCACTGCGGAGCGTATAGCCAAAACGCGTAATGCCACAGTCATTGCCGTATCAGAAAGACGCAGTATTGTAACGATTTATAAAGGACAATCCCGTTATGTTCTGCATGATTTAAGTTATATTTTGACGAAAGCGACAAGTGCGTTGGCGTCTTTAAGTCGGTACGACCGGTTGTTTCGGAGCGCGGTGAGACGCCTGGCCGAAAGTGAGGCCGAAGAAGCTGTCCCCTTAGTCGATGTCATCGAGGCTTTGCGGCGGGGATATATTGCCTTGACCATTCGCCAAGAAATCAATCGCTATGTGGTGGAGTTAGGGCGCGACGGTCATCTTATTGATTTACAATTAGAAGAGTATCCCGATATTTTTCGCGATTGGATAGGAATTTGGAAAGATTATCAGGCTCAAAATATTCCGGTTCCCAATCCAGTGATACTCGATGCAGCGTCATGGTCCCAAGAAATGTGGGCGAATCGTTTAGGGTATGATCAGTTGGACTACCGGATAGAGCCGCGTGGATACCGTCTGCTACATACTATTCGGCTGCCGGATGATGTCATTGAGATATTGATGCATGAATACCGTACATTATCCGAAATGCGACAAGCTTCGCTAGACGACTTCAGTCAAATTTCAGGAATCGGATCCCAAAGAGCGCGAACTATCTGGGCTGCACTCCATGAGACATATAGCGATGCAAATTTTTAG